The following are encoded together in the Roseivirga misakiensis genome:
- a CDS encoding NADH-quinone oxidoreductase subunit J family protein, with amino-acid sequence MDLTTIISYAFVGITALSTLYIMFTKNILYAAFALILTFIGMAGLFVLLGAEFIAVTQILVYVGGILVLLVFGIMLTNRLKGKKVVSPTYHKLLGFLIAAGLFTLLFKGILAANFSTLAWTNNSIKKAPEIKDFGLTLMTDYVLAFEIIGILLLLGLIGAVRIAGNTRKEVHDAS; translated from the coding sequence ATGGATTTGACAACTATCATATCCTATGCGTTTGTGGGTATCACTGCCCTTTCTACGCTTTACATTATGTTCACAAAGAACATTTTGTATGCTGCTTTTGCCCTGATTTTGACCTTCATAGGCATGGCTGGACTATTTGTTCTACTCGGGGCTGAATTTATAGCGGTGACTCAAATTTTGGTTTATGTCGGTGGTATTCTTGTGTTATTGGTTTTTGGAATTATGCTGACTAATCGCTTGAAGGGCAAGAAGGTAGTAAGTCCGACTTACCACAAACTATTAGGATTCCTGATTGCTGCTGGCCTATTCACCTTGTTATTTAAAGGAATTCTAGCGGCAAATTTCAGCACGCTAGCCTGGACAAACAACAGTATCAAAAAAGCTCCAGAGATTAAAGATTTTGGTCTCACGCTGATGACTGATTATGTGCTGGCTTTTGAAATTATTGGCATTCTCCTTTTACTAGGCCTTATTGGAGCAGTTAGAATTGCCGGAAATACAAGGAAGGAGGTTCACGATGCCTCTTGA
- the nuoK gene encoding NADH-quinone oxidoreductase subunit NuoK, whose amino-acid sequence MPLDYILALGAFLFCAGLFVVITRKNAIMVLIGIELMLNAANLNLIAFSSFDTQALQGQVFSIFVITVAAAEAAVGLSIVVKVYKYFQTADLDKINDLKG is encoded by the coding sequence ATGCCTCTTGATTATATCCTCGCATTGGGCGCATTCCTCTTCTGTGCTGGCTTGTTTGTGGTCATCACTAGAAAGAATGCCATTATGGTTTTGATCGGGATTGAGTTAATGCTCAATGCGGCAAACTTAAATTTAATTGCCTTTAGTAGCTTTGACACGCAGGCTTTGCAAGGACAGGTATTTTCGATTTTTGTAATTACCGTCGCCGCCGCAGAAGCCGCCGTAGGCCTTTCTATTGTGGTAAAAGTCTATAAGTATTTCCAAACAGCAGACTTAGATAAAATTAATGACTTGAAAGGGTGA
- the nuoL gene encoding NADH-quinone oxidoreductase subunit L — protein MIELQELILPKGDPIIYWLIALLAIPFFSFLTTQKLGQRAPHWATFLLAANTCIAIYLTALHWNGENLSVRGHWFKVGDTQITYSFLVDRLTLIMSVIVNFISLLVHLFSQEYMRKDKAKPRYFAYLGLFTFSMMGIVLFYDLLFIFIFWELVGLSSFLLIGFWFEKKSASIAANKAFIMNRIGDVGFVTALMILYTQFQSFDLEVIKTLMIDSKIENGNWVTHFLNNGHEMMGSLDARWLSAAGIALFCGAVGKSAQFPLQVWLPDAMEGPTPVSALIHAATMVAAGVYLLARVFVILDAQALEVVAIVGAITAFMAAIAALSQFDIKKVLAYSTISQLGYMVMAMGVGAYTAGLFHLVTHAFFKAGLFLCAGIIIHQLHKLESKEISFNTQDMRVMGGLRQHLPRTFFFFLICALALAGLPGFSGFLSKDAILLNLSVWADIKGGGFYIPEVLAFATVLLTAFYTFRMIFLIFFGNFRLPKIVQQAEIGSKLKEGNWTLLVPAGILAILSLSPFFGLTLNAEHTWFVEAFPTPIYLVPASYAAKSLVDVSPETFHHLHGLVNGVSIGLALLGIIIGYFAYRPNAKLEQTFVERREPNGFLGQVSFYHWYQDAFYRKWILKFILLKAQALSWFDKKVIDEIINGLAKWQVILAHGTKWFDRYFVDGIVNLTAFTSGRIGHFTRSIQSGNVQTYIMVSFVFIILLMLYLVF, from the coding sequence GTGATAGAACTACAGGAACTCATATTACCCAAAGGAGACCCGATCATTTACTGGCTGATCGCCTTGTTGGCTATTCCTTTCTTTTCATTTCTCACTACTCAAAAGCTGGGTCAAAGAGCGCCACACTGGGCAACCTTTTTACTAGCAGCCAATACGTGTATCGCTATTTATCTGACGGCCTTACATTGGAACGGAGAAAACCTGAGTGTTCGAGGGCATTGGTTTAAAGTTGGAGATACTCAAATCACCTACTCATTTCTTGTCGATCGGCTTACGCTAATCATGTCAGTCATCGTGAACTTTATCTCCTTGCTTGTCCACTTGTTTTCACAGGAGTACATGCGAAAAGACAAGGCTAAACCAAGGTATTTTGCCTACCTCGGCTTGTTTACGTTTTCTATGATGGGCATAGTGCTTTTCTATGACCTCCTCTTCATTTTCATTTTCTGGGAGCTTGTAGGCCTATCTTCTTTCTTACTCATTGGGTTTTGGTTCGAAAAGAAATCTGCATCAATCGCTGCAAACAAGGCATTTATCATGAATCGTATTGGTGACGTTGGATTTGTCACTGCACTAATGATCCTCTACACCCAATTTCAATCTTTCGATCTGGAGGTCATTAAAACCTTAATGATTGATAGTAAGATCGAAAATGGGAACTGGGTAACCCACTTTTTAAACAACGGCCATGAAATGATGGGCAGTCTAGATGCCAGGTGGCTCAGCGCGGCTGGTATCGCTTTATTTTGCGGAGCCGTAGGAAAATCAGCACAATTTCCACTGCAAGTTTGGCTTCCAGATGCGATGGAGGGTCCTACCCCTGTTTCTGCCTTGATACATGCCGCCACCATGGTAGCTGCCGGGGTGTATTTACTAGCACGTGTTTTCGTAATCCTTGATGCCCAAGCACTAGAAGTTGTAGCAATTGTTGGTGCCATTACTGCATTTATGGCCGCTATTGCCGCTTTATCACAATTCGACATCAAAAAAGTATTGGCTTACAGCACCATTTCTCAGCTCGGGTATATGGTTATGGCTATGGGAGTCGGCGCCTATACTGCAGGACTCTTTCACTTGGTGACCCATGCATTTTTTAAGGCAGGGCTATTTTTATGTGCAGGTATTATTATTCATCAACTTCATAAATTGGAGTCGAAAGAAATCAGCTTCAATACGCAAGATATGCGTGTAATGGGTGGACTGAGACAGCACTTACCGCGCACATTTTTCTTTTTCTTGATTTGTGCATTGGCACTTGCCGGGCTTCCAGGCTTTTCGGGCTTCCTTTCTAAAGATGCCATTCTACTCAATCTATCTGTATGGGCAGATATAAAAGGAGGTGGATTCTATATACCAGAAGTACTCGCCTTTGCTACCGTTCTTCTAACCGCCTTTTATACCTTTAGAATGATCTTCCTGATCTTCTTTGGAAATTTTCGACTACCGAAGATTGTCCAACAGGCAGAGATTGGCAGTAAACTGAAAGAGGGAAACTGGACCTTATTAGTTCCCGCTGGCATACTTGCCATACTTTCGCTCAGCCCTTTCTTTGGATTAACTTTAAATGCGGAACACACTTGGTTTGTTGAGGCTTTTCCAACCCCAATCTACCTTGTTCCTGCTAGCTATGCCGCTAAGAGCTTGGTCGATGTGTCGCCTGAGACATTCCATCATTTGCACGGCTTGGTCAATGGTGTTTCCATTGGACTCGCCCTGTTAGGAATCATCATCGGATATTTTGCTTACCGACCCAATGCCAAACTAGAACAGACTTTTGTGGAACGCCGAGAACCAAATGGATTTCTCGGTCAAGTTTCATTTTATCATTGGTATCAAGATGCTTTCTACCGAAAATGGATACTAAAATTCATCCTTCTAAAGGCACAGGCCTTGTCTTGGTTTGATAAAAAAGTAATCGACGAAATTATTAATGGTTTGGCAAAATGGCAAGTGATTCTTGCCCATGGCACAAAGTGGTTTGATCGGTACTTTGTCGATGGCATCGTCAACCTAACCGCCTTTACCAGCGGCAGAATTGGTCATTTTACTCGGTCGATTCAGTCGGGAAATGTTCAGACATATATTATGGTGAGTTTTGTTTTCA